In the genome of Candoia aspera isolate rCanAsp1 chromosome 1, rCanAsp1.hap2, whole genome shotgun sequence, one region contains:
- the LOC134494301 gene encoding uncharacterized protein LOC134494301, whose product MASTKLRVAVIGAGAAGLCAARHILASPKTFAPPVVFEASDCLGGTWVYTEENEKEDAMGRTIHSSMYRDLRTNLPKEAMAFPDFPFDPSLPSFLHHVDVLAYLDSYAEQFGVCDHIRFQWQVEDIRPIQRDEGSLGGWDVTATLQHPESTQHVTEHFDAIMVCTGHYTIPFVPPIPGLDTFQGHLLHSHSYRYPEPFANQSVVLVGAGPSGVDLALQLSLVAAQVVLSHRGQPVCGLPKGVIQVPPLLKVGQKTVVFTDGSKMPTDVLILCTGYKYSFPFLDLAQLGLQETDYGVGPLYQYLLPPQHPSLFLIGLCQQICPFPHFHCQVLFALAVLSGRCPLPSVTDMEAEVQRQLGQHLKNGGLARYFLKLKAQQWSYMDDLAHLAGFPPVPPAVQQIYDDARASRLCNVSTYRSRNYRLLGLSAWELV is encoded by the exons ATGGCATCAACAAAGCTGCGTGTAGCGGTAATTGGGGCAGGAGCTGCAGGACTGTGTGCCGCCCGGCACATCCTTGCCTCTCCCAAGACTTTTGCTCCACCGGTGGTGTTTGAAGCCTCGGACTGCTTGGGAGGCACCTGGGTTTACACGGAGGAGAATGAGAAAGAAGATGCCATGGGGAGGACCATCCACTCCAGCATGTACCGTGACCTCAG GACCAACCTGCCCAAGGAAGCAATGGCCTTTCCAGATTTCCCCTTTGACCCATCGCTGCCTTCATTCCTGCACCATGTGGATGTTCTGGCCTACCTGGATAGCTATGCAGAGCAGTTTGGAGTCTGTGACCATATCAGG TTCCAATGGCAAGTGGAGGACATCAGGCCTATCCAGAGGGATGAGGGCAGCCTAGGTGGTTGGGATGTCACAGCCACACTACAGCACCCAGAGTCAACCCAACATGTCACGGAGCACTTTGATGCCATCATGGTCTGCACTGG CCATTACACCATCCCATTTGTACCTCCCATTCCTGGGCTGGACACTTTCCAAG GGCATCTTCTACACAGCCACTCCTACCGCTACCCAGAGCCCTTTGCCAACCAATCTGTGGTGCTGGTGGGTGCTGGTCCATCAGGAGTTGACCTGGCTTTGCAACTCTCCCTTGTAGCTGCTCAAGTAGTGCTCAGCCATAGAGGGCAACCTGTGTGTGGGCTGCCCAAGGGTGTGATACAGGTGCCCCCACTTCTGAAGGTGGGGCAAAAGACAGTGGTGTTCACAGACGGCTCCAAGATGCCAACTGATGTCTTGATTCTCTGTACAGGCTACAAATACAGCTTCCCGTTCTTGGacttggcccagttgggcttacAAGAGACAGATTATGGGGTGGGCCCCCTGTACCAGTATTTACTGCCCCCCCAGCATCCTTCGCTCTTCTTGATTGGCCTTTGTCAGCAGATCTGTCCTTTCCCACACTTCCACTGCCAGGTGCTGTTTGCGCTGGCTGTGCTAAGTGGGCGGTGTCCCCTCCCTTCTGTGACTGACATGGAGGCTGAGGTCCAAAGACAGCTGGGACAACATTTGAAGAATGGAGGGTTGGCCCGGTACTTCCTGAAGCTGAAGGCCCAACAGTGGAGCTATATGGATGACCTAGCTcatcttgctggcttcccacctGTGCCGCCTGCTGTCCAACAAATTTATGATGATGCCCGTGCTAGCCGTCTCTGCAATGTGAGCACCTATCGTAGCAGAAACTATCGGCTGTTGGGCCTTAGTGCTTGGGAGTTGGTGTAG
- the LOC134497463 gene encoding lysophosphatidic acid receptor 6-like, whose protein sequence is MNSSTCTNCATVHDLAFASSYSLIFMIGLLLNSTALYIFIFGDVVCSITTIYMKNLVVCDLLLLASLPLRIYYYGWQPQLSQTTCEVTGLLLLVNIYGSIFFLTCISSDRWMAVCFPLRSWAQAIRQQAKYICMGIWTLSIGGTIPTYFADKNSVKNSTLCFDEHPHYITNVGISSAMVLCYVITLVVMVTSSYGLLRIFHRSASVEMELINISKIRFMVLMNVAIFLGCFLPYHLTVLSYLVPGLNKKYLDQGYKYVLLLSCVNAVLDPLAYYFTTETFQRLVPLEPFLRSRVSHSDYVEEVMLSDQPLRAELPPAFGIPLS, encoded by the coding sequence ATGAATTCCAGCACCTGCACCAACTGTGCAACGGTACATGATCTGGCCTTTGCCAGCAGCTACTCACTGATCTTTATGATAGGCCTCCTGCTGAACTCCACAGCTCTGTACATTTTTATCTTTGGAGATGTTGTCTGCTCCATCACCACCATCTACATGAAGAACCTAGTGGTCTGCGATCTTCTGCTGTTGGCGTCACTGCCTCTGAGGATATACTACTATGGCTGGCAACCTCAGCTGTCTCAAACCACATGTGAAGTGACAGGGCTGCTGCTCTTGGTTAACATATATGGCAGCATCTTCTTTCTGACTTGCATCAGCTCAGACCGTTGGATGGCCGTGTGCTTTCCCCTCAGATCCTGGGCCCAGGCAATACGCCAACAAGCCAAGTACATCTGTATGGGTATATGGACCTTGAGCATTGGGGGAACCATCCCCACATACTTTGCTGACAAGAATTCTGTGAAAAACAGCACTCTCTGCTTCGATGAACATCCTCACTATATCACAAATGTTGGTATTTCCAGTGCTATGGTGCTATGCTATGTCATTACATTGGTTGTCATGGTAACCTCTTCCTATGGTCTGCTGCGTATTTTTCACCGGAGTGCAAGTGTTGAGATGGAGCTGATCAATATATCCAAGATCAGGTTTATGGTACTGATGAATGTAGCCATCTTTCTGGGCTGCTTCTTGCCCTACCATTTGACTGTCCTTAGCTATCTTGTACCAGGGTTGAACAAAAAGTATTTAGATCAGGGGTACAAATATGTCCTGCTCCTGTCCTGTGTGAATGCTGTCCTAGATCCTCTGGCCTATTACTTTACCACTGAGACTTTCCAACGACTAGTACCCCTAGAGCCATTCCTTAGGAGCCGGGTTTCACACAGTGACTATGTGGAAGAAGTAATGCTGTCTGACCAGCCCTTGAGAGCAGAGCTTCCCCCTGCTTTTGGCATTCCTCTATCTTGA